In Spirosoma aureum, a single genomic region encodes these proteins:
- a CDS encoding response regulator, translating into MEQNASQAVFVADDDEDDRFLLQLAFQQHSPECQLVFAQDGLVLLDALAQTDSHPCLIILDVNMPRLNGLEALSVLRSNPLYKDTPIAILTTSSAIDDRYRAYELGANDFISKPLSLEMFGPIIRKLRKNWHLDECI; encoded by the coding sequence ATGGAACAGAATGCTTCTCAGGCTGTCTTTGTCGCCGATGATGATGAAGACGATCGTTTTTTATTACAATTAGCCTTTCAACAACATAGCCCGGAATGTCAGCTTGTTTTTGCGCAGGACGGACTCGTTCTGCTTGATGCATTGGCACAAACCGATTCGCATCCCTGTCTAATAATTCTGGACGTCAATATGCCCCGTCTCAATGGGCTGGAGGCTTTGTCCGTTTTGCGAAGTAATCCACTTTATAAAGATACACCAATTGCTATTCTAACGACATCAAGTGCAATCGATGATCGGTACCGAGCTTATGAATTAGGGGCTAATGACTTTATCTCTAAGCCCCTAAGCCTGGAAATGTTTGGCCCTATCATTCGTAAACTTCGCAAAAACTGGCACCTGGATGAATGCATTTAA